One window of the Puntigrus tetrazona isolate hp1 chromosome 13, ASM1883169v1, whole genome shotgun sequence genome contains the following:
- the nkx2.3 gene encoding LOW QUALITY PROTEIN: homeobox protein Nkx-2.3 (The sequence of the model RefSeq protein was modified relative to this genomic sequence to represent the inferred CDS: inserted 1 base in 1 codon), translated as MMLPSPVTSTPFSVKDILKLEQQSRHLQSLHPAQHHAQLHPELHERFQAPSSCFLGGGDSSGFSDNDEKMSFLNSLSMQDSLAESSLSPPMFVHPALGHVDTKLEDELEEHETKSCGAILRSPECEGEAHSDTERAQRQRTRRKPRVLFSQAQVFELERRFKQQRYLSAPEREHLASTLKLTSTQVKIWFQNRRYKCKRQRQDKTLEMAGHHHRXPPPPPRRVAVPVLVRDGKPCLTGSQSYNATYAVNPGPYTYNGYSSYNNAAAYTNPYSCAYPSLPPLPANTSTNALMSMSLNNLGTYSQPQTTQGTPVSACQGTLQGIRAW; from the exons ATGATGCTTCCGAGCCCGGTCACATCAACGCCGTTTTCTGTGAAGGATATACTGAAACTGGAGCAGCAATCTCGCCACCTTCAATCTCTGCATCCCGCGCAGCACCACGCGCAACTGCATCCGGAACTGCACGAGAGATTCCAGGCGCCGTCATCCTGCTTTCTCGGAGGTGGAGACAGCTCCGGCTTCTCAGACAACGACGAGAAGATGTCTTTTCTGAACTCTCTCTCCATGCAGGACAGCTTAGCGGAGAGCAGCCTTTCGCCTCCGATGTTTGTCCACCCGGCCCTGGGACACGTCGACACTAAACTTGAAGATGAACTTGAGGAGCACGAAACGA AGAGCTGCGGCGCCATCCTCAGATCCCCGGAGTGCGAGGGAGAGGCGCACTCGGACACGGAGCGGGCGCAGCGGCAGAGGACGCGCAGGAAGCCGCGGGTTCTCTTCAGCCAGGCGCAGGTCTTCGAGCTCGAGCGGCGCTTCAAGCAGCAGCGCTACTTATCGGCTCCCGAGAGGGAGCACCTGGCCAGTACCCTGAAACTGACGTCGACGCAGGTCAAAATCTGGTTCCAGAACCGCAGATACAAGTGCAAGCGACAGCGTCAGGACAAAACACTGGAAATGGCGGGACACCATcacc cgccgccgccgccgcccaGGAGGGTGGCGGTGCCGGTGCTAGTCCGGGACGGCAAACCCTGCTTAACGGGATCGCAGAGCTACAACGCCACTTACGCGGTGAACCCGGGCCCGTACACGTATAACGGCTACTCGTCTTATAACAACGCCGCCGCGTACACAAACCCTTACAGCTGTGCATACCCCAGCCTCCCTCCTCTCCCAGCGAACACATCCACTAACGCGCTGATGAGCATGAGTCTGAACAACCTCGGAACGTATTCCCAACCCCAGACAACGCAAGGAACGCCCGTGTCCGCGTGCCAAGGGACCCTGCAGGGTATTCGGGCATGGTAG